From uncultured Roseateles sp., the proteins below share one genomic window:
- a CDS encoding DoxX family protein, giving the protein MQQNLGLLIARVLLALMFVLSGWGKISGYAGTQGYMQSAGVPGALLPLVILAELGGGLAILFGFMTRTAAVALALFTLAAGFLFHLHAGDQMQMIMFMKNLAIAGGFFALAVAGAGAFSIDARLGKNW; this is encoded by the coding sequence ATGCAACAGAATCTGGGTTTGCTGATCGCGCGCGTGCTGCTGGCCTTGATGTTTGTGCTGTCGGGCTGGGGCAAGATCAGTGGCTATGCGGGCACGCAGGGTTATATGCAATCGGCCGGGGTGCCAGGCGCCTTGCTGCCGCTGGTGATACTGGCCGAGCTGGGTGGCGGCCTGGCCATATTGTTCGGCTTCATGACGCGCACGGCGGCGGTGGCCCTGGCCCTGTTCACCCTGGCGGCCGGCTTTCTGTTCCATCTGCATGCCGGTGACCAGATGCAGATGATCATGTTCATGAAGAACCTGGCCATCGCCGGCGGCTTCTTCGCCCTGGCCGTGGCCGGCGCCGGTGCTTTCAGCATCGACGCGCGGCTGGGCAAGAACTGGTAA
- a CDS encoding methylglyoxal synthase, with protein MKIALIAHDHKKDDMVRLAQQFSPFLQTCRLMATGTTGGRLRRELGLDVECLLSGPLGGDLQIGARLAVGEVDAVVFLRDPMTPQPHEPDINALVRACDVHNVPCATNLAGAGLLLRQLGADAVDRA; from the coding sequence ATGAAGATCGCGCTGATTGCCCACGACCACAAAAAGGACGACATGGTGCGCCTGGCGCAGCAGTTCAGCCCCTTTTTGCAGACCTGCCGCCTGATGGCCACCGGCACCACGGGCGGGCGGTTGCGGCGGGAACTGGGCCTGGACGTCGAGTGCCTGCTCAGCGGTCCGCTGGGCGGAGACCTGCAGATCGGTGCCCGCTTGGCCGTGGGCGAGGTCGATGCGGTGGTCTTTCTGCGCGACCCTATGACCCCGCAGCCGCATGAGCCTGACATCAATGCCCTGGTGCGTGCCTGCGATGTGCACAACGTGCCCTGCGCCACCAATCTGGCAGGTGCCGGCCTGCTGCTGCGGCAGCTCGGCGCGGACGCGGTCGATCGCGCCTGA
- a CDS encoding ABC transporter substrate-binding protein, translating into MTIAVTRRALASVLAASLWAAYGLNPALAATPKDTLVVAFAFDDIISVDPAEVFEISGGEIMGNTYDRLVRFDVSDPSKLIGDLAKSWTVSADGKTFTFELRDGLKFASGNPLTAEDVVFSLQRSVMLDKTPAFILTQFGWSKAAVADKIKQTGKLTLTLETDKTYAPSFVLNCLTANIAAVVDKKLVMSKEVNGDMGYAWLKTNYAGSGPLKLREWRANEIVALERNDNYWGTKPALARVIYRHVKESATQRLLLEKGDADIARNLTPQDLDALAANKDVKTTSTPKGTVYYISLNQKNANLAKPEVREAFKWLVDYDAIGATLIKNIGVVHQNFLPVGLLGASTAKPYKLDVDKAKALLAKAGLPNGFKVTIDTRSIQPVQGIVEAIQQTAKRAGIEMEIIPGDGKQTLTKYRARTHDMYIGQWGADYWDPHTNADTFARNPDNADDAKSKPLTWRNAWAIPELTKKADAAVLERDANKRKAMYTEIQEEFRKTSPFIMLYQQTEVAAYRSNVEGLQVGPTSDSTYMFKVVKR; encoded by the coding sequence ATGACCATCGCTGTCACCCGCCGCGCCCTCGCCTCCGTGCTGGCCGCCAGCCTCTGGGCCGCCTATGGCCTGAACCCGGCGCTGGCCGCCACGCCCAAGGACACCCTGGTGGTGGCCTTTGCCTTCGACGACATCATCTCGGTCGATCCGGCCGAGGTATTCGAAATCTCCGGCGGCGAGATCATGGGCAATACCTATGACCGGCTGGTGCGCTTCGATGTCAGCGATCCGTCCAAGCTGATCGGCGATCTGGCCAAGAGCTGGACGGTCTCGGCCGACGGCAAGACCTTCACCTTCGAGCTGAGGGATGGTCTGAAATTCGCCTCCGGCAACCCGCTCACCGCCGAGGACGTGGTGTTCTCGCTGCAGCGCTCGGTGATGCTGGACAAGACACCGGCCTTCATCCTGACCCAGTTCGGCTGGAGCAAGGCGGCGGTGGCCGACAAGATCAAGCAGACGGGCAAGCTGACCCTCACGCTCGAGACCGACAAGACCTATGCGCCCAGCTTCGTGCTGAACTGCCTGACGGCCAATATCGCCGCCGTGGTGGACAAGAAGCTGGTGATGAGCAAGGAGGTCAACGGCGACATGGGCTATGCCTGGCTGAAGACCAATTACGCCGGCTCCGGCCCGTTGAAGCTGCGCGAGTGGCGCGCCAACGAGATCGTGGCGCTGGAGCGCAATGACAATTACTGGGGCACCAAGCCCGCACTGGCCCGCGTGATCTACCGCCATGTGAAGGAGTCGGCTACGCAGCGCCTGCTGCTGGAAAAGGGCGATGCCGACATCGCGCGCAACCTGACCCCGCAGGACCTGGACGCGCTGGCTGCGAACAAGGATGTGAAGACCACGTCCACGCCCAAGGGCACGGTCTACTACATCAGCCTGAACCAGAAGAACGCCAATCTGGCCAAGCCCGAGGTGCGCGAGGCCTTCAAGTGGCTGGTCGACTATGACGCCATCGGCGCCACCCTGATCAAGAACATCGGCGTCGTGCACCAGAACTTCCTGCCGGTGGGCCTGCTGGGCGCCAGCACCGCCAAGCCCTACAAGCTGGACGTTGACAAGGCCAAGGCGCTGCTGGCCAAGGCCGGCCTGCCCAATGGCTTCAAGGTGACCATAGACACGCGCAGCATCCAGCCGGTGCAGGGCATCGTCGAGGCGATACAGCAGACTGCCAAGCGGGCCGGCATCGAGATGGAAATCATCCCCGGCGACGGCAAGCAGACGCTGACCAAGTACCGTGCCCGCACCCACGATATGTACATCGGCCAGTGGGGCGCCGACTACTGGGACCCCCACACCAATGCCGACACCTTCGCCCGCAACCCCGACAACGCCGACGACGCCAAGAGCAAGCCGCTGACCTGGCGCAATGCCTGGGCCATTCCCGAGCTGACCAAGAAGGCCGATGCCGCGGTGCTGGAGCGCGATGCCAACAAGCGCAAGGCGATGTACACCGAGATCCAGGAGGAGTTCCGCAAGACCAGCCCCTTCATCATGCTGTACCAGCAGACCGAGGTGGCGGCCTACCGCAGCAATGTGGAGGGCCTGCAGGTCGGGCCGACCTCGGACTCGACCTATATGTTCAAGGTTGTGAAGCGCTGA
- a CDS encoding ABC transporter permease has product MTSSHLSAQLNALGRFLLVIVLTYLGLLAVTFFIGRVIPVDPVLAIVGDRAPEHVIARVREELGLNKPLWEQFYIYVSKVLHGDFGTSVLTSNPVMQDIRRAFPATMELATLGILIGAGLGVPLGVWAAVRRGGLADQGVRIMALVGYSVPIFWLGLMALVVFYAKLGWVSGPGRIDVAYEFTLTPVTGFMLLDTAMAGEWEAFRNAFSHLILPGALLGYFSLAYISRMTRSFMLNELAQEYVVAARAKGLSEVRIIWRHALRNAMVPLVTVIALSYAGLLEGSVLTETVFAWPGLGLYITNSLQNADMNAVLGGTLIVGSIFIGLNLLSDVLYRLLDPRTRIR; this is encoded by the coding sequence GTGACCTCGTCGCACCTGAGCGCCCAGCTGAACGCGCTGGGCCGTTTCCTGCTGGTCATTGTCCTGACCTATCTGGGTCTGCTGGCGGTGACCTTCTTCATCGGCCGGGTGATACCGGTCGATCCGGTGCTGGCCATCGTCGGCGACCGCGCGCCCGAGCATGTGATTGCCCGTGTGCGCGAGGAACTGGGCCTGAACAAGCCGCTGTGGGAGCAGTTCTACATCTACGTCAGCAAGGTGCTGCATGGCGACTTCGGCACCTCGGTGCTGACCTCCAACCCGGTGATGCAGGACATCCGTCGCGCCTTCCCGGCGACGATGGAACTGGCCACGCTGGGCATACTGATAGGCGCCGGCCTGGGCGTACCGCTGGGCGTGTGGGCGGCGGTGCGCCGCGGCGGCCTGGCCGACCAGGGCGTGCGCATCATGGCCCTGGTCGGCTACTCGGTGCCCATCTTCTGGCTGGGGCTGATGGCCCTGGTCGTGTTCTATGCCAAGCTGGGCTGGGTCAGCGGGCCGGGCCGCATCGACGTGGCCTATGAATTCACCCTCACGCCGGTGACCGGCTTCATGCTGCTGGACACCGCCATGGCCGGCGAGTGGGAGGCCTTTCGCAACGCCTTCTCGCATCTGATCTTGCCTGGTGCGCTGCTGGGCTATTTCTCGCTGGCCTATATCAGCCGCATGACGCGCTCGTTCATGTTGAATGAGCTGGCGCAGGAGTATGTGGTGGCGGCCCGCGCCAAGGGCCTGAGCGAGGTCCGCATCATCTGGCGCCATGCGCTACGCAACGCGATGGTGCCCCTGGTCACGGTGATCGCGCTGTCCTACGCCGGCCTGCTCGAGGGCTCGGTGCTGACCGAGACCGTGTTCGCCTGGCCTGGCCTGGGGCTGTACATCACCAACTCGCTGCAGAACGCCGACATGAATGCGGTGCTGGGCGGCACCCTCATCGTCGGCTCTATCTTCATCGGCCTGAATCTGCTGTCCGATGTCCTGTACCGGCTGCTGGACCCGAGGACGCGCATCAGATGA
- the nikC gene encoding nickel transporter permease: MKQAGLHEWLMSDRPASRRQAALGRFYGGWRTFARNRLAMLGLFIVLALVLMAIFANQLAPYAPSVGDLMTTRLLPPSAAHWFGTDDQGRDILSRIIHGSRITLFVVVLVAVLAAPIGLIVGTVAGYAGGLLDAALMRITDIFLAFPRLILALAFVAALGPGIENAVLAIAITSWPPYARIARAETLTIRQTDYIAAVRLIGASPWRIVLRHIMPLCLSSVIVRVTLDMAGIILTAAGLGFLGLGAQPPSPEWGAMIAAGRQYVLDQWWVAAGPGLAIFVVSLAFNLLGDGLRDALDPKGTK; encoded by the coding sequence ATGAAGCAGGCTGGCTTGCATGAATGGCTGATGTCCGATCGCCCTGCCTCGCGGCGCCAGGCCGCGCTGGGGCGCTTCTATGGCGGCTGGCGGACGTTCGCCCGCAACCGGCTGGCGATGCTGGGCCTGTTCATCGTCCTCGCCCTGGTGCTGATGGCCATCTTCGCCAACCAGCTCGCACCCTATGCGCCCAGTGTCGGCGACCTGATGACGACGCGGCTGCTGCCGCCGTCTGCCGCGCACTGGTTCGGCACCGACGACCAGGGCCGCGACATCCTGTCGCGCATCATCCATGGTTCGCGCATCACCCTGTTCGTGGTCGTGCTGGTGGCGGTGCTGGCGGCCCCCATCGGCCTGATCGTCGGCACGGTGGCCGGCTATGCCGGCGGCTTGCTCGACGCGGCGCTGATGCGCATCACCGACATCTTCCTCGCCTTTCCGCGGCTGATACTGGCGCTGGCCTTTGTCGCCGCCTTGGGCCCGGGCATAGAGAACGCGGTACTGGCCATCGCCATCACCTCCTGGCCACCCTACGCCCGCATCGCCCGCGCCGAGACCTTGACGATACGGCAGACCGACTACATCGCCGCCGTGCGGCTGATCGGCGCATCGCCGTGGCGCATCGTGCTGCGCCACATCATGCCGCTGTGCCTGTCCTCGGTGATCGTGCGCGTGACCCTGGACATGGCCGGCATCATCCTCACCGCCGCCGGCCTGGGCTTTCTGGGCCTGGGCGCACAGCCGCCCAGCCCCGAGTGGGGTGCGATGATCGCGGCCGGCCGCCAGTACGTGCTGGACCAGTGGTGGGTGGCGGCAGGGCCGGGCCTGGCCATCTTCGTCGTCAGCCTGGCGTTCAATCTGCTCGGCGATGGCCTGCGCGATGCGCTCGACCCCAAGGGGACCAAATGA
- a CDS encoding ABC transporter ATP-binding protein, producing MSEPLLVVDDLRVSFPNRDGGLTEAVRGVSFTLGRERLGIVGESGSGKSQTGRAILGLSAAEAQISARRLAFKGTDLLHCSAQERRELRGGRIAMVLQDPKYSLNPVMSIGEQIVETLQAHSPVGRSEARAKALAALAAVSIDDPERVFKLYPHEVSGGMGQRAMIAMMLIADPELLIADEPTSALDVTVQLQVLAILDKLVAERGMGLIFISHDLRLVSSFCDRILVMYAGRVVEEVLAKDLHQAQHPYTRGLLNCLPVLGAARHPLPTLDRRQEWTL from the coding sequence ATGAGCGAGCCGCTGCTGGTGGTCGATGATCTGCGCGTCAGCTTCCCGAACCGCGACGGTGGCCTGACGGAGGCGGTACGCGGCGTGTCATTCACCCTGGGCCGCGAGCGGCTGGGCATCGTCGGCGAGTCGGGTTCGGGCAAGTCGCAGACCGGGCGGGCCATCCTGGGCCTGTCGGCCGCCGAGGCGCAGATCAGCGCCCGGCGGCTGGCCTTCAAGGGCACCGACCTCTTGCACTGCTCGGCACAGGAGCGGCGCGAGCTTCGCGGCGGGCGAATCGCGATGGTGCTGCAGGACCCCAAGTACTCGCTGAACCCGGTCATGAGCATAGGCGAGCAGATCGTCGAGACCTTGCAGGCGCACAGCCCGGTCGGCAGGTCCGAGGCCCGTGCCAAGGCCCTGGCGGCGCTGGCGGCGGTCAGCATCGACGACCCCGAGCGCGTGTTCAAGCTCTACCCGCACGAGGTCTCCGGTGGCATGGGCCAGCGGGCCATGATTGCGATGATGCTGATCGCCGACCCGGAGCTGTTGATCGCCGATGAGCCGACCTCGGCGCTGGACGTGACCGTGCAGCTGCAGGTGCTGGCCATTCTCGACAAGCTGGTGGCCGAGCGCGGCATGGGCCTGATCTTCATCTCGCATGATCTGCGCCTGGTGTCCAGCTTCTGCGACCGCATCCTGGTGATGTATGCCGGCCGCGTCGTCGAGGAGGTGCTGGCCAAGGATCTGCATCAGGCGCAGCACCCCTACACCCGCGGGCTGCTGAACTGCCTGCCGGTGCTGGGCGCGGCCCGCCACCCGCTGCCGACGCTGGACCGCCGGCAGGAGTGGACGCTGTGA